A part of Clostridium novyi genomic DNA contains:
- a CDS encoding PTS sugar transporter subunit IIA, with the protein MLSEIITPEVIKLNVDCNNWQQAISIGTDILIQKGYVKKEYEEAILNKIKELGPYMVITPHIVVPHARPEDGVNKTSISLVTLKHPISFGNNQNDPVKLIITIASENNRDHIEFLSTIVDLLRNKDDLEKIFHAENKEIIIDILKKYN; encoded by the coding sequence ATGTTGAGTGAAATAATAACACCTGAAGTTATAAAGTTAAATGTAGATTGCAATAATTGGCAACAGGCTATAAGTATTGGCACTGATATACTTATACAAAAAGGTTATGTAAAAAAAGAATATGAAGAAGCTATACTAAATAAAATAAAAGAATTGGGACCTTATATGGTTATAACTCCGCATATAGTAGTTCCACATGCAAGACCAGAAGATGGGGTTAATAAAACATCAATAAGCTTAGTAACTTTAAAACACCCAATAAGTTTTGGAAATAATCAAAATGACCCTGTTAAACTTATTATTACAATAGCATCAGAAAATAATAGAGATCATATAGAATTTTTATCTACTATAGTAGACTTATTAAGAAATAAAGATGATTTAGAAAAAATTTTTCATGCAGAGAATAAGGAAATAATAATAGATATATTAAAAAAATATAATTAG
- a CDS encoding PTS sugar transporter subunit IIB — translation MKIVTCCGSGLVSSFIIQTNVEKALKELEIKNIEVEVSSIGSAKNIPADIYIGGREIAGQLSMLDGKIITLNNIIDSMEIRSKLAQTLNELNYSE, via the coding sequence ATGAAAATAGTAACATGTTGTGGAAGTGGTTTAGTAAGTAGTTTTATAATACAAACAAATGTAGAAAAGGCTTTAAAAGAATTAGAAATTAAAAATATAGAAGTAGAAGTATCTAGTATAGGATCAGCAAAAAATATACCTGCAGATATATATATTGGTGGAAGAGAAATAGCAGGACAATTATCAATGTTAGATGGAAAAATAATAACATTAAATAATATTATAGATAGTATGGAAATTAGGTCAAAATTAGCACAAACATTAAATGAATTAAATTATTCTGAATAA
- a CDS encoding aminotransferase class I/II-fold pyridoxal phosphate-dependent enzyme — MILEDMISPKVRTMPPSGIRKYFDMINEMEDVISLGVGEPDFVTPWNVREAGIYSLEKGHTHYSSNAGFIELREEISAFLHRKYNLHYNAENEIIVTVGGSEGIDIALRALVDSGDEVIIPEPSFVAYKGCTVFAGATPVVLNLRAEDGFKLTPELLESAITPKTKVVIIPFPNNPTGAIMTKDELSKIVDILKDKDIIVLSDEIYSELTYDTKHVSIASFPEIKDKTILINGFSKAYAMTGWRMGYVCGNKVLIDAMKKIHQYAIMCAPTTAQYAAIEALKNSDKDIEEMNKEYNRRRRVMVNGFKKIGLDCFEPKGAFYLFPSIKSTGLTSDEFCEKLLMQEKVLTVPGNAFGECGEGFIRACYACSMDDIMEALKRIERFVKSIK; from the coding sequence ATGATATTAGAAGATATGATTTCACCTAAGGTAAGGACAATGCCACCTTCAGGTATAAGAAAATATTTTGACATGATAAATGAAATGGAAGATGTAATATCACTTGGCGTTGGAGAACCTGACTTTGTTACACCTTGGAATGTTAGAGAAGCAGGTATTTACTCTTTAGAAAAAGGACACACTCATTATTCATCAAATGCTGGATTTATTGAACTTAGAGAAGAAATCTCAGCGTTTTTACATAGAAAATATAATCTTCACTATAATGCAGAAAATGAAATTATTGTAACAGTAGGTGGAAGTGAAGGAATAGATATTGCGTTAAGGGCATTAGTTGATTCAGGTGATGAGGTTATTATTCCAGAGCCAAGCTTCGTTGCATATAAAGGATGTACTGTTTTTGCAGGGGCAACTCCTGTAGTTTTAAATCTTAGAGCAGAAGATGGTTTTAAATTAACTCCAGAGTTACTTGAAAGTGCTATAACTCCAAAAACTAAAGTTGTTATTATACCATTTCCTAATAATCCAACAGGTGCAATTATGACAAAGGATGAACTTTCAAAAATTGTAGATATTCTTAAAGATAAAGATATAATTGTTTTATCTGATGAAATTTATTCAGAATTAACCTATGATACAAAGCATGTATCAATAGCAAGTTTCCCTGAAATTAAGGATAAAACTATTTTAATAAATGGCTTTTCAAAAGCTTATGCTATGACTGGATGGAGAATGGGTTATGTTTGTGGAAATAAAGTACTTATAGATGCTATGAAAAAGATACATCAATATGCAATAATGTGTGCTCCTACAACAGCACAATATGCAGCTATTGAAGCTTTGAAAAATAGTGACAAAGATATTGAAGAGATGAATAAAGAATATAATAGAAGAAGAAGAGTTATGGTTAATGGATTTAAAAAAATAGGACTTGATTGTTTTGAACCAAAGGGAGCATTTTATCTATTTCCATCTATAAAATCTACTGGATTGACTTCTGATGAATTCTGTGAAAAACTTTTAATGCAAGAAAAAGTTTTAACAGTTCCAGGAAATGCTTTTGGTGAATGTGGAGAAGGATTTATAAGAGCCTGTTATGCATGTTCTATGGATGATATTATGGAAGCATTAAAACGTATAGAAAGATTTGTAAAATCAATTAAATAA
- a CDS encoding J domain-containing protein produces MDNLYDILQIDNKTRDIEIKKAYIKMLRKYPPEKCPEEFKKIREAYEILIDPILKAEYNAFINHKDNINEYRKKGNNALDKKQYRRAILYYKKILLIEPKLTFAKNKLGLAFFYHKQYEEAVIQFRELIQLNPHNSIFYNNLAYVYKEQQKYDLAEELLLKSYDIDSTNEKTVLALGDVYISLGNYEKGIKFINKCLDDNKCDIFKEIMYYLKLTRMYVNINNINMVMEVLDIVKNIIPDEEKIKEYVVWKLQKIAEELLKDNNYELGYKICEKLLKIDNDSEKILDLYNKFNEILKVRDLLKELSRDRRIIECLKKPIIYYLHGNSNSEKEFNKKKEKNIKEIKQSIENDFINVLKSINILKTKYKIFYKYKEELYKDAYDMANENKLKNINKQKCNEELCACKEEKDWPVLYSTNIKEKKKKYKFKKRFSRILLGCAVVFVLLCIMILNFHLIKRR; encoded by the coding sequence ATGGACAATCTATATGATATTCTTCAAATAGATAATAAAACACGGGATATAGAAATTAAAAAGGCATATATAAAAATGCTTAGAAAATATCCACCAGAGAAGTGTCCAGAAGAATTCAAAAAAATAAGAGAAGCCTATGAAATTTTAATAGATCCAATATTAAAAGCAGAGTACAATGCCTTTATTAATCATAAGGACAATATAAATGAATATAGAAAAAAAGGTAACAATGCATTAGATAAAAAACAATATAGAAGAGCTATATTATATTATAAAAAAATATTGCTTATAGAACCTAAACTTACTTTTGCAAAAAATAAATTAGGCCTTGCTTTTTTCTATCATAAGCAATATGAAGAAGCTGTTATTCAGTTTAGGGAGTTAATTCAATTAAATCCCCATAATAGTATATTTTATAATAATCTTGCTTATGTTTATAAAGAACAACAAAAATATGATTTAGCAGAGGAATTATTATTAAAATCTTATGATATAGATTCAACTAATGAAAAGACAGTTTTAGCATTAGGGGATGTTTATATATCTTTAGGTAATTATGAAAAAGGAATTAAATTTATAAATAAATGTTTAGATGATAATAAATGTGATATTTTTAAAGAAATTATGTATTACCTAAAGTTAACAAGAATGTATGTCAATATAAATAATATAAATATGGTTATGGAAGTTCTTGATATAGTTAAAAATATAATTCCAGATGAAGAAAAAATTAAAGAATATGTAGTATGGAAGCTTCAGAAAATAGCTGAAGAATTATTAAAAGATAATAATTATGAACTTGGATATAAAATATGTGAAAAATTATTAAAAATAGATAATGACAGTGAAAAAATATTAGATTTATATAATAAATTTAATGAGATTTTAAAAGTCCGTGATTTATTAAAAGAATTATCAAGAGATAGAAGAATTATAGAGTGTTTAAAGAAACCTATTATATACTATTTACATGGAAATAGTAATAGTGAAAAAGAATTTAATAAGAAAAAGGAAAAAAATATAAAAGAAATAAAGCAAAGTATAGAAAATGATTTTATAAATGTACTAAAGAGTATAAATATATTAAAAACTAAATATAAGATTTTTTATAAATATAAAGAAGAACTTTATAAAGATGCTTATGATATGGCTAATGAAAATAAATTAAAGAATATTAATAAACAAAAATGTAATGAAGAATTGTGTGCTTGTAAAGAAGAAAAGGATTGGCCTGTACTTTATAGTACTAATATAAAAGAAAAAAAGAAAAAGTATAAATTTAAGAAAAGATTTAGTAGAATTTTATTAGGATGTGCAGTTGTATTTGTATTACTATGTATAATGATTTTGAATTTTCACTTAATTAAAAGAAGATAA
- a CDS encoding tetratricopeptide repeat protein, translating into MDRVIEISGIYYNNALKFIHENNISKAVIYIKKSLKLYSKDFEVLNLMGICQYILCDFDKAYFYWNKSIECNDKDNRAKDYLKILKSRKFNRVIRLYNEALEEIKNFQYKEAIEKLNKIIHEEKNLLEPYIIIGLCYYMLGKYNSSKKYIEFALKIDKENEKCLLYLREINDKRNVKIIKYKSNKNYKVVVSISTFLLITLSGAFYKNHSSYIKIKNDLAEYQQKYNINNIQFQLIKSKYNKLNNGILKEQQQIKDKFNEKNDNEIFNESILYYKKKNIKLALEGFIYVSDKGLDESLVAESTYFSAVCYEKLMQLNKSEEFYCKYINRYKNKNYYDDALYNYGIMLYRQGKKDKAKDILYLLQKEVPNSIFINKTVKMILKN; encoded by the coding sequence ATGGATAGGGTAATAGAGATATCAGGTATTTATTATAATAATGCACTTAAATTTATACATGAAAACAATATCTCAAAGGCAGTAATATATATAAAAAAAAGTTTAAAACTATATTCTAAAGATTTTGAAGTGTTAAATTTAATGGGAATATGTCAGTATATACTGTGTGATTTTGATAAGGCGTATTTTTATTGGAATAAGAGTATAGAATGTAATGATAAAGATAACAGAGCTAAAGATTATTTAAAAATATTAAAGAGTAGGAAATTTAATAGAGTTATAAGATTGTATAATGAAGCTTTGGAAGAAATAAAAAACTTTCAATATAAAGAAGCTATAGAAAAATTAAATAAAATAATTCATGAAGAAAAAAATTTATTAGAACCTTATATTATAATAGGCCTTTGTTATTATATGTTGGGTAAATATAATAGTTCTAAAAAATATATAGAATTTGCTTTAAAAATAGACAAAGAGAATGAAAAATGTCTATTGTATTTAAGGGAAATAAACGATAAAAGAAATGTAAAAATTATTAAGTATAAATCGAATAAAAATTATAAGGTAGTTGTAAGTATTTCAACATTTTTGTTAATTACACTATCAGGAGCATTTTATAAAAATCATAGTAGTTATATTAAGATTAAAAATGATTTAGCTGAGTATCAACAAAAATACAATATAAATAATATTCAGTTTCAATTAATTAAAAGTAAGTATAATAAGCTAAATAATGGAATACTAAAAGAACAGCAACAAATTAAAGATAAATTTAATGAAAAAAATGATAATGAGATATTCAATGAATCCATTTTATACTATAAAAAGAAAAATATTAAATTAGCATTAGAGGGATTTATATATGTATCTGACAAAGGACTAGATGAATCTTTAGTAGCAGAATCAACATATTTTTCAGCAGTTTGTTATGAAAAACTTATGCAATTAAATAAATCAGAAGAGTTTTATTGTAAATATATAAATAGATATAAAAACAAAAATTATTATGATGATGCTTTATATAATTATGGAATTATGTTATATAGACAAGGAAAAAAAGATAAGGCAAAAGATATATTATATTTGTTACAAAAAGAAGTGCCTAATAGTATTTTTATAAATAAGACTGTAAAAATGATATTAAAGAATTAA
- a CDS encoding multicopper oxidase family protein has translation MVQVISNNVDEYKYFIKIINIRRDNLNDILDPNVIPKYVEQLPIPKVFVPQLMKDPNTCMVTGEYYYVTAKEFAQQLLPRCFPKTIVWGYGGKVKDCSTGEIYYDYRSYPGPTFEATRGVPINVQWVNNLTGYNPLAVDPTLHWADPNEIGMIKPQDVPPFPPGLPEAQYPIPLVTHLHGGEVCSTFDGHPEAWFTSNEKLIGPQFGTSLYQYLNTQPSTALWYHDHTLGVTRLSVYMGLAGFYIIRDKNNPLDKPGCILPDRKYEIPLVIQDHTFNTDGTLYFPNVGDNPDIHPYWQPEFFGNTISVNGMTWPNLNVEQTMYRFRILNGANARFFTLKFSNNMPFLQIGSDGGYFEQPVKLEELTLAPAQRADILIDFSSLKKGTKIILTNSANAPFSSIKAPNNETVGQVMQFTVKGCYKPFKLVLPKKLNNIPMLVPNRPKRVLTLVEITGTGGPIQMLLDGQKWIAPITENPLVGSTELWELVNLTVDTHPIHLHLVQFQLQDRQKFNSDKYNSDWLNLNGPLPLNHPTKVIDPGIYLQGDPIPPDPNEKGWMDTVRAYPGEVTRILVRFAPIDADTSQVKPGKNLYPFNPQEGPGYVWHCHMLDHEDNEMMRPMVVMNKQMHKNVNFKSH, from the coding sequence ATGGTGCAAGTAATTAGCAATAATGTAGATGAATATAAATATTTTATAAAAATAATAAATATAAGGAGAGATAATTTGAATGATATATTAGATCCTAATGTTATACCTAAATATGTTGAGCAGCTACCTATACCAAAAGTATTTGTTCCACAATTAATGAAAGATCCTAATACTTGTATGGTTACGGGAGAATATTATTATGTAACTGCTAAGGAATTTGCTCAACAATTATTGCCAAGATGTTTTCCAAAGACTATTGTTTGGGGATATGGTGGAAAAGTTAAAGATTGCTCCACTGGAGAAATATACTATGACTATAGAAGTTATCCAGGTCCAACTTTTGAGGCTACTAGAGGAGTTCCTATTAATGTTCAGTGGGTTAATAATCTTACAGGATATAATCCACTTGCGGTAGATCCAACTCTTCATTGGGCAGATCCTAATGAAATTGGAATGATAAAACCACAAGATGTACCTCCATTTCCACCGGGATTACCAGAAGCACAATATCCTATTCCATTAGTTACACATCTTCATGGGGGAGAAGTTTGTTCTACATTTGATGGACATCCGGAGGCTTGGTTTACTTCAAATGAAAAATTAATAGGTCCTCAATTTGGTACTTCATTATATCAATATTTAAATACTCAACCCTCTACGGCATTGTGGTATCATGATCACACTTTGGGAGTAACAAGGTTAAGTGTTTATATGGGACTCGCAGGATTCTATATAATAAGGGATAAAAATAATCCTTTAGATAAGCCAGGATGCATATTACCAGATAGAAAATATGAAATACCATTAGTTATACAAGATCATACTTTTAATACTGATGGAACATTATATTTTCCTAATGTAGGAGATAATCCTGATATACATCCTTATTGGCAACCAGAATTTTTTGGCAATACAATATCAGTAAATGGAATGACATGGCCTAATTTAAATGTTGAACAAACTATGTATAGATTTAGAATATTAAATGGAGCTAATGCTAGATTTTTTACTTTGAAGTTTTCTAATAATATGCCGTTTCTTCAAATAGGAAGTGATGGAGGATATTTTGAACAACCAGTAAAACTTGAAGAACTTACATTAGCACCAGCACAAAGAGCAGATATACTTATAGATTTTTCTTCTTTAAAAAAGGGTACAAAAATCATATTAACTAACAGTGCTAATGCTCCTTTTTCTAGTATAAAAGCACCAAATAATGAAACAGTAGGACAGGTTATGCAATTTACGGTAAAGGGATGCTATAAACCATTTAAGCTTGTATTACCTAAAAAGCTTAATAATATTCCTATGCTTGTTCCAAATAGACCTAAAAGAGTACTAACATTAGTAGAAATTACAGGGACAGGTGGTCCTATACAAATGTTATTAGATGGTCAAAAGTGGATTGCGCCAATAACTGAAAATCCTCTTGTAGGATCTACAGAATTATGGGAATTAGTTAATCTTACAGTAGATACACATCCAATTCATTTACATTTAGTTCAGTTTCAATTACAAGATAGGCAGAAATTTAATTCTGATAAGTATAATTCTGATTGGTTAAATTTAAATGGACCTTTACCACTAAATCATCCAACAAAAGTAATTGATCCGGGTATATATCTACAAGGGGATCCTATTCCACCTGATCCCAATGAAAAAGGTTGGATGGACACAGTAAGAGCATATCCAGGAGAAGTAACTAGAATTTTAGTACGTTTTGCTCCTATTGATGCAGATACATCACAAGTTAAACCAGGCAAAAACTTGTATCCTTTTAATCCCCAAGAAGGACCGGGATATGTATGGCATTGTCATATGTTAGATCATGAAGATAATGAGATGATGAGACCTATGGTTGTTATGAATAAGCAAATGCATAAAAATGTAAATTTTAAAAGTCATTAG
- a CDS encoding Hsp70 family protein, with translation MGKIIGIDLGTTTCEVAYLNNGQPEIILNDLNKKITPSVVSISDENEFIVGELAKRQAILKPDKTIIEVKRLIGESNKIKLGDREFLPEEISSIILKKLKEDAEKYLGEEVTEAVITVPANFNDFQRKATKEAGEMAGLKIERIINEPTAAALAYGINNLKNNEKILVYDLGGGTFDVTVLELFEGVIDVKSSRGNDKLGGKDFNEIIENYIINNFEAHYKVSLKDNIKALARIKEAAEKAKIQLSEEEEVNINIPFIEVDKEGNPLEINTNLTRSKFELFIMDLVDSTERIIDDAIKAAGYTVDDIDVVIPVGGSSRIPCIQRLLQEKFNNKIRYNVNPDEAVALGAAVQAAIKNDDISSEDGILITDACSHTLGTSIVKKIGDGKFMDYIYDPIIHRDTKIPCTEKKIYHTIKDNQTSVIIDVYQGEQKLATKNMKIGEFILKGIPKAPAGKEAIEVSFTYDLNGMLQVFAKILSTGKTLTKVINTYKEESKKLKHNSKEKSNKKDLKTWEEAELYNNFKSIVIFAEKKMSKINDDESRKKIKKAIDKLKKSVICNDKEQSEKYNEELTNLLFELD, from the coding sequence GTGGGAAAAATAATAGGAATTGATTTAGGAACTACAACTTGTGAAGTTGCATATTTAAATAACGGACAACCTGAAATTATATTAAATGATTTAAATAAAAAAATAACTCCGTCAGTAGTTAGTATTTCAGATGAAAACGAATTTATAGTAGGGGAATTAGCTAAAAGACAAGCTATATTAAAACCAGATAAAACAATAATAGAAGTAAAACGTTTAATTGGAGAAAGTAATAAAATTAAACTTGGAGATAGAGAGTTTTTACCAGAAGAAATTTCATCTATTATTTTGAAAAAGTTAAAGGAAGATGCAGAGAAGTATTTAGGAGAAGAAGTAACTGAGGCTGTTATTACTGTTCCTGCTAATTTTAATGATTTTCAAAGGAAAGCTACTAAAGAGGCAGGAGAAATGGCTGGTTTAAAAATAGAAAGAATTATAAATGAACCTACGGCAGCAGCATTAGCGTATGGAATTAATAATTTAAAGAATAATGAAAAAATTCTTGTATATGATTTAGGTGGAGGAACTTTTGATGTTACTGTTTTAGAATTATTTGAAGGAGTAATAGATGTAAAATCTAGTAGAGGTAATGATAAATTAGGTGGAAAAGATTTCAATGAAATAATAGAGAATTACATTATAAATAATTTTGAAGCTCATTATAAAGTAAGTTTAAAGGATAATATTAAAGCATTAGCACGTATAAAAGAAGCAGCTGAAAAAGCTAAGATTCAGTTATCAGAGGAAGAAGAAGTTAATATAAATATTCCGTTTATTGAAGTTGATAAAGAAGGAAACCCTTTAGAGATAAATACAAATTTAACTCGTAGTAAGTTTGAATTATTTATTATGGATTTAGTAGATTCTACTGAGAGAATAATTGATGATGCTATAAAGGCAGCAGGTTATACTGTAGATGATATTGATGTTGTAATACCTGTTGGAGGTTCTAGTAGAATTCCTTGTATTCAAAGATTACTTCAAGAAAAATTTAATAATAAAATAAGATATAATGTAAATCCAGATGAAGCAGTAGCATTAGGTGCAGCAGTACAAGCAGCTATAAAAAATGATGATATAAGTTCAGAAGATGGTATATTAATTACTGATGCTTGTAGTCACACACTAGGTACAAGTATTGTAAAAAAAATAGGTGATGGAAAATTTATGGATTATATATATGATCCTATAATACATAGAGATACTAAAATACCATGTACAGAGAAAAAGATATATCATACTATAAAGGATAATCAAACCAGTGTAATTATAGATGTTTATCAAGGTGAACAAAAATTAGCTACAAAGAACATGAAAATAGGAGAGTTTATTTTAAAAGGTATTCCTAAAGCACCAGCAGGAAAAGAAGCTATAGAGGTTTCATTTACCTATGATTTAAATGGTATGTTACAAGTATTTGCAAAAATATTAAGTACAGGAAAAACCCTTACTAAGGTAATAAATACATATAAAGAAGAGTCTAAAAAGTTAAAACATAATAGTAAAGAAAAAAGTAATAAAAAAGATTTAAAAACATGGGAAGAAGCTGAATTATATAATAACTTTAAAAGTATAGTTATTTTTGCAGAAAAAAAGATGAGCAAAATTAATGATGATGAATCTAGAAAAAAAATAAAAAAGGCAATAGATAAATTAAAAAAGTCAGTGATATGTAATGATAAAGAACAATCAGAGAAATATAATGAAGAACTAACAAATTTATTATTTGAACTAGATTAA
- the thiT gene encoding energy-coupled thiamine transporter ThiT, whose translation MINYIIMGISVLLLCCYVLKLKKEKFTTKKIVIISMFSGLAFILHMIPFVKYPQGGGITLFSMLPTMLLAILYGNAAGLTGGAIFGLLKLINGVIVVHPAQFLLDYILATMALGLAGSFGNDKKYKIAMGGLLAVILSVLVNVISGAVYFGQYAPKGMNVWLYSIIYNVSGNGVEGILSVILLVILPIKRLKINE comes from the coding sequence ATGATTAATTATATTATAATGGGGATTAGTGTATTATTATTGTGTTGTTATGTATTAAAGTTAAAAAAAGAAAAGTTTACGACTAAAAAAATAGTTATAATATCTATGTTTAGTGGATTAGCATTTATATTACATATGATTCCATTTGTTAAGTATCCTCAAGGGGGAGGAATAACATTATTTTCAATGTTACCAACTATGTTATTAGCTATATTATATGGAAATGCAGCAGGACTTACGGGAGGAGCTATATTTGGTTTGCTTAAACTTATAAATGGAGTAATAGTTGTACATCCAGCTCAATTTTTATTAGATTATATATTAGCAACTATGGCATTGGGACTAGCTGGTTCATTTGGAAATGATAAAAAGTATAAAATAGCTATGGGTGGATTGTTAGCTGTTATATTAAGTGTTTTAGTTAATGTAATTTCAGGAGCAGTTTATTTTGGACAATATGCACCAAAGGGTATGAATGTTTGGTTATATTCTATTATTTATAATGTATCTGGTAATGGAGTTGAAGGAATATTAAGTGTTATTTTATTGGTTATATTGCCTATAAAAAGGCTTAAAATAAACGAATAG
- a CDS encoding 2'-5' RNA ligase family protein, producing MKRYVIVSLIHGDARKFHEKLVQEISNKFKVRAQTLPMHITLKAPFEIEDISEVEQITKKFCNKNNKVNIDIKGIGHFRDNVIFMDIIPSKEAIQMNKDYYKELRNIKNLQWSNNEGENRKFHCTLASKNIRNKFEKIWNFVINEEISFSSVIDNITIMQYNFKDFKWDLYKKFQLK from the coding sequence ATGAAGAGATATGTTATTGTTTCGTTAATACACGGAGATGCACGAAAGTTTCATGAAAAATTAGTTCAAGAGATAAGTAATAAATTTAAGGTAAGAGCTCAGACACTTCCAATGCATATTACATTGAAAGCACCATTTGAAATAGAAGATATAAGTGAAGTTGAGCAGATAACAAAAAAGTTTTGCAATAAAAATAATAAGGTAAATATAGATATTAAAGGAATTGGACATTTTAGAGATAATGTTATTTTTATGGATATAATTCCGTCGAAAGAAGCCATACAAATGAATAAAGATTATTATAAGGAATTAAGGAATATAAAAAATTTACAATGGAGTAATAATGAAGGAGAAAACAGAAAATTTCATTGTACGTTGGCTAGCAAAAATATAAGAAATAAGTTTGAAAAAATATGGAACTTTGTTATTAATGAGGAAATTAGTTTTTCAAGTGTTATTGATAATATTACAATAATGCAGTATAATTTTAAAGATTTTAAGTGGGATTTATATAAAAAATTTCAATTAAAATAA
- a CDS encoding Lrp/AsnC family transcriptional regulator: MEEILEILEKNSKYNEEEIAAMTGKSVEEVKKAIKKYEEDNIIVGYPALINWEKTSKDSVVALIQVKVTPQRGEGFDKVAERIYRFSEVKSCYLMSSGGFDLNVIVEGKTMKEVALFVAEKLATQEAVLSTSTHFILKKYKDKGTIFEKKTRDDREAIFI, encoded by the coding sequence ATGGAGGAAATATTGGAGATTCTTGAAAAGAACAGTAAATATAATGAAGAAGAAATAGCGGCTATGACAGGAAAATCTGTAGAAGAAGTAAAAAAAGCTATAAAAAAATATGAAGAAGATAATATTATAGTTGGATATCCAGCGTTAATTAATTGGGAAAAGACAAGTAAAGATAGTGTTGTTGCATTAATACAGGTAAAAGTTACTCCACAAAGAGGAGAAGGATTTGATAAAGTTGCAGAAAGAATTTATAGATTTAGTGAAGTTAAATCATGTTATTTAATGTCCTCAGGTGGATTTGATTTAAATGTTATAGTAGAAGGAAAAACAATGAAGGAAGTAGCTTTATTTGTAGCAGAAAAGTTAGCTACTCAAGAAGCAGTTTTAAGTACTTCAACTCACTTTATACTTAAAAAATATAAAGATAAAGGAACTATTTTTGAAAAGAAAACAAGAGATGATAGGGAGGCAATATTTATATGA
- a CDS encoding pseudouridine synthase, translating to MRINKLLSNYGICSRKEANRIIEENRIIVNGEICIPGQWVEEYDEILMDNEPIKKKEKIYIALNKPVGITCTAAREVKDNIIDFLNYPEYIFPVGRLDKDSEGLILMTNDGELSNKILESENHHEKEYIVTVDKPFDDSFIKGMSEGVQLNGVKTRPCIVTRINNDTFRIILTQGLNRQIRRMTRAFRYTVIKLERIRILNIKINEIDVGKWRYLTHKEIDELRKF from the coding sequence ATGAGAATAAACAAGCTTCTTAGTAATTATGGTATTTGTTCAAGAAAAGAAGCAAATCGAATTATTGAGGAAAATAGAATAATAGTAAATGGTGAGATTTGCATTCCAGGTCAGTGGGTAGAAGAATATGATGAAATTCTTATGGATAATGAACCAATAAAAAAGAAAGAAAAAATATATATTGCATTAAATAAGCCAGTTGGTATTACCTGTACTGCTGCAAGAGAAGTAAAAGATAATATAATTGATTTTTTGAATTATCCAGAATACATTTTCCCAGTAGGAAGGTTAGATAAAGATTCAGAGGGTTTAATACTCATGACTAATGATGGGGAACTTTCTAATAAAATTTTAGAATCAGAAAATCATCATGAGAAAGAGTATATAGTTACTGTAGATAAACCCTTTGATGATTCATTTATAAAGGGAATGTCAGAGGGGGTTCAACTTAACGGTGTTAAAACTAGACCTTGCATAGTTACAAGAATTAATAATGATACTTTTAGGATTATATTGACACAAGGATTAAATAGACAAATTCGTAGAATGACAAGAGCTTTTAGATATACCGTTATAAAATTGGAAAGGATAAGAATACTTAATATAAAAATCAATGAAATAGATGTGGGTAAGTGGAGATATCTTACCCATAAAGAAATAGATGAACTAAGAAAATTTTAG